Proteins from a genomic interval of Coregonus clupeaformis isolate EN_2021a unplaced genomic scaffold, ASM2061545v1 scaf3153, whole genome shotgun sequence:
- the LOC123489671 gene encoding serine/threonine-protein kinase pim-2-like: MREVHSRGVLHRDIKPENILVETGFTSPRIRVLDFGCGCILRDGPYTECYGTSQYTPPEWFLRESYRAGPSTVWQLGVLLYDVLCGDQPFNTRREIIFEEPYIKGELSRHCVDLLRRCLAKRPRGRPTLDGMLLHPWLQPQ, translated from the exons ATGAGAGAGGTCCATTCCAGAGGTGTTCTCCATCGTGACATCAAACCAGAGAACATTCTAGTAGAGACCGGTTTCACCTCACCTCGGATCAGGGTTCTAGACTTTGGCTGCGGCTGCATTCTCAGAGATGGGCCCTACACCGAGTGTTACG gcACGTCCCAATACACCCCTCCAGAGTGGTTTCTGAGAGAGTCGTATCGTGCTGGTCCCTCCACTGTGTGGCAGCTGGGGGTGCTGCTATATGACGTGCTGTGTGGGGACCAGCCCTTCAACACACGACGAGAGATCATCTTTGAAGAGCCTTACATCAAGGGCGAACTGTCCAgac ACTGTGTGGATCTGTTGAGGAGGTGTCTGGCCAAGCGACCCCGAGGACGGCCCACTCTGGACGGGATGTTACTCCACCCCTGGCTCCAGCCACAGTGA